DNA sequence from the Halorussus limi genome:
TCTTCCCTGCGGTCCAGTACGAGTTTCAACAGAATACGAGCGTAGACGCCGAGGGGCAACACGTCAATCAGTACGACCTGCTCACACCTCAGGAACAACGCGTCGTCGACGGTGCGCTCAGTGGAGAGACGTACGTACTCGAGACCAGCAAGCCGATTCCCGGCACAACCCGGATACCCCTTCAGCCAGAGCACGTGAAGGTGAACAAACAGGGAACGACCTACACGTTCACCTATCGACTCATCTTCCCGGCGACGGAACCGAAGGGGATGGCAACCATCGCGCTCGCTGTCGGCGGCCTGCTGGCGATGGCCGAAGCG
Encoded proteins:
- a CDS encoding ABC transporter ATP-binding protein, which translates into the protein MARTVDSPERSRRKRIHYGLFIFGVFMVVAGVVMFFPAVQYEFQQNTSVDAEGQHVNQYDLLTPQEQRVVDGALSGETYVLETSKPIPGTTRIPLQPEHVKVNKQGTTYTFTYRLIFPATEPKGMATIALAVGGLLAMAEAVRRHHFPKSLPWQIS